TAAAGCTTCAGGGATTTATCATAGAGGCGGGCACTTTCATCCCACAGGTAGTTGGAGCGGATAATGGTTGTGTTGCGTCCCGTATTGCCGCCGCCGATCCAGCCTTTTTCGATAACGGCAACATTGGTGATGCCGTGCTCCTTGGCCAGATAGTAGGCCGTCGCCAAACCATGACCGCCGCCGCCAATAATAATGACGTCGTATTCGGGCTTCGGCTCAGGACTGCGCCAGGCCTGTTCCCATCCTTGATGATGGTCCATGGCGTTACGCACAAGACTGAAAATGGAATACTTCGACTTCACCCCGATATCTCCCTTTTAAGCTAGCGTATCACTCGCAGAGGGTGCTAATCCAGTCTATCCACGCTGCGACCTGGGGTGCCGGAAATACGACGATCCCGTTGCTGTTTAGCCCGGGTAGGCTCCATGCTTGGGAAGATCGTCGGAAAGTTCGTAATAATCGCCTTTGTCGTCGGTGAAAATATGAGATTTCGTGACCAGACCGGTAGCCCCGTCCAGGCTGCCCGCGGCAATGGCCATGTGAGCGGCATCCCTGTGGTCATAAAACAGGCTGGCGCCACATTCATGACAAAATCCACGGCGGGCTTCTTGCGATGACTGAAACCACTTCAATCCTCTTTCCTCTGTAAAGGTGAGGCAATCTTTAGGGGCACCGCTAAAAGCGCCGAAATGGCCGCTGGTCCTGCGACACTGGGTACAATGGCAATTGCTGACGGGGCGCAAGTTACCGATGATTTTGAAGCACACCGCACCACACAGGCAGCTACCAGTCGTGATTTTATCGTCCTGATCGTTCATTTTCCCCTCCTTTGACCCAGATGGGATCATTTTCTCCCAATAGCGCCCCACTGCTAGTCATGGCTCGACGCTGGATGCCGATTATGCGACTGAGTTAATGTGTTGACACGATATATATCGTTTTGATATATGCAAGCACGATATATATAAGGAATGGACACCATGGATGCAAAAAATCTGTGCCTGGGCGCACTGACTTGCGGCGATGCCAGCGGTTATGAAATCAAGAAAATGTTTGAAGAAGGACCGTTTGCCTACTTCCATCAAGTCAGTTTTGGTTCGATCTATCCGGCCCTGGCAAAGTTGTGTGATCAACAGCTGATCAGTATGCGTGAGGAAAGCCAGGAAGGCCGCCCCGATAAAAAGGTCTATTCCCTGACCGATAAAGGTCGCGAGGCTTTGAGAAAAGCCCTGAAGAAAACTCCTGCCGATGACAAGCTGCGTTCGGAAGTGATGGTCATGTTCTTTCTGGAGGAATTCCTTGAAGCCGATCATCTGCGCGAGGTGTTTGACCAGCAGCTTGAGTTTTACCGCACGCTGCTGGTCAAGGTTGAAAACCTGGATGATAGCTGTGTTCCTGCCAAGCGCCTTTTTGTGCGCGGGTTCGGGCGGATGCTCTACCGCAGTATCGTCGAATATATGGAAGAAAATGGTCATTTGCTTATAGGTGATCATCATGAAGCCTTGGCTAAAACAGGAACTGGCCAATGAAAAAATCCTTCATGATTGCCTTTGGCGTCGCTTTGGTTGCTTTTGTCTGGATCGTTTCGGGTCAGTTCACGGGCTATTCAGACGAACTTGACACCGCCTCGGGTTCAAAAACGCCAGAAAGCGAAAGCCTGACCCAGGTCAGAACCCGTCGTTCCATTGCCCGTATGCATGAAAGCTCGGTCGTGTTGTTTGGCCGTACCGAAGGGGTGCGCTCGGTTCAGATCAAGGTTGAAACATCCGGGCGTATTGTCGCGGTCCCCGGTGTTAAGGGGCAGGTCGTCAAAAAAGGTGATGTCATTGCCCGTATTGCCATGGATGACCGTCAGGCGCGCCTGAATGAAGCCAAAGCCATTGTCGATCGTTATGCCATCGCATTTGAAGCGGCCCAGAAGTTATCGAAAAAGCAGTTCCGCTCAAAAGTCCAGTTGTCGGCAGCCAAAGCCGACCTGGAAACCGCAAAAGCCAATTTACGCACGATGACCATCGATATTCGCCGCACCACCATTCGCGCCCCGTTTGAAGGGGTGCTCGATGATGTTGTTGTTGATATTGGTGATTTCGTTGCTGTTGGTACGGCCAGCGCCACCGTCGTAGACCTTGACCCAATTCTGATTGTTGGCGAGGTTACCGAAAAGGCCGCCAGCCGTCTTAGTCTGGGTGATGTTGCCACAGTTACGACGGTAGGAAGTGTGTCCAGAAAAGGGGTTATCACCTACATATCAAAAGTTGGATCGCCTTCAACGCGGACATTCCGGGTTGAAGTTGGTCTCGCCAATCCGGGCGGCGCCATTTCCGAAGGCGTGACGACAGAACTGAAACTGGAACAGGGGCGTATCAAGGCGCACTTTATCACCCCGGCTGTGTTGACTTTAAATGACCGCGGGGCGCTGGGCGTCAAGGTTCTGGGAACGGACAATGTGGTGCAATTTCACAAGGTGAAGATTGTCGATGACACGCCCGAAGGTATTTGGCTGACAGGCCTTCCCGAAGCTGCTGACCTGATCGTCGTCGGGCAGGAATTCGTTCGTTCCGGCCAGAAGGTTCAGGGCATCAAAATCTCCGGAGACCAGGCATCATGAACGCGATTATTGATGCGGCGGTCACCCATTCCAGGACGGTTCTTGCAGCCCTGGTGCTGATTTTGATCACCGGCACCAAAGCCTATATCGATGTGCCAAAGGAAGCGGACCCCGATATTAACATCCCGATTGTCTACGTGCAGATGGATCATGAAGGCATTTCGCCGGAAGACGCCGAACGCTTGCTCATTCGCCCCATGGAGCAGGAGCTTCGCGGTATCGAAGGTGTCAAGGAAATGAGCGCTACCGGTTACGAAGGCGGGGCCAGCGTGACCCTTGAATTTGATGCCGGCTTCGATTCCGACAAGGCGATGAGCGATGTTCGTGAAAAGGTCGATCTGGCGAAATCCGACCTGCCTGATGAAACCGAAGACCCGACCGTTCATGAAGTTAACTTCAGCCTGTTTCCGGTTATTCTTGTCACCCTCGCTGGTGAAGTTCCAGAACGCACATTGTTGCGGCTGGCTCGTGACCTGAAGGACGAGGTTGAAGCAATCGCCACAGTGCTGGAAGTGAAAATTGCTGGCGAACGCGAAGAAATGGTCGAGGTATTGATTGATCCGGTGCGGGTTGAAAGTTACGGCTTGTCGCCAGAACAGGCGGTTCAATTGGTCGCCGCGTCCAATTTGCTGGTTGCCGCAGGGGCACAGGATACTGGTCATGGCCGCTTCTCGCTTAAAGTGCCTGGGTTGCTTGAAACGACCAAGGATATCATGGGTCTGCCGATCAGGACTGATGGCGACGCCGTGATCTCTTTTTCCGACATTGCTGAAATTCGCCGCACTTTCAAGGATGCTGAAAGTTTCGCCCGCTACGATGGTCGTCAGGCGCTGGTTCTGGAAGTCACCAAACGGACGGGTGAGAATATTATCGACACCATCGAAAATGTCCGCCGTGTTGTTCGCTTGGCAAGGGCTGACTGGCCCGAACCTTTGAGGAACGCCGTGAAAGTTGGTTTCGCCCAGGATAAATCAAAAGATATCCGGATCATGCTCAATGATTTGCAGAACAATGTCATTTCCGCCGTTCTGCTGGTCATGGTCGTCGTTATCGCGGCCCTTGGCCTGCGCACCGCAGGGCTTGTCGGTATCGCTATTCCCGGCTCGTTCCTGACCGGCATTCTGGTTTTGACGAGCTTCGGCATGACCATCAACATCGTCGTCCTGTTTGGCTTGATCCTGGCTGTCGGTATGCTGGTTGACGGTGCCATTGTGGTGACCGAATTCGCCGATCGAAAAATGATCGAGGGTGAGCCTCGCCGTATTGCCTATGCGCTGGCAGCCAAACGTATGTCATGGCCGATTATTGCCTCAACGGCGACCACCCTGGCGGCCTTCTTGCCGCTTGTGTTCTGGCCCGGTGTGGTTGGCGAGTTTATGAAATTCCTGCCGCTTACCCTGCTTGCGACATTGTCGGCCTCGCTTTTGATGGCATTGATCTTTGTGCCGACACTGGGCGCCTTCATTGGCAAGCCCGGTAATGCCGATCACGATAAAATGACCCTGCTGGCCGGTAGCGAGCACCATGACCCTGAAGAAACCGGCGGCTTTACCGGTGGCTATATCCACATTCTTAAAATGGCTCTGAACCATCCGGCAAAAATTCTGATGGCAGCGCTTGTCCTGCTGGTCGGGGTGCAGGTGATCTATGGGACATTTGGCAAGGGAATTGAATTTTTCCCTGAAGTAGAGCCCGATTTTGCAAAAATTCAAGTCCGTGCCCGTGGCAACCTGTCGGTCTATGAAATGGATCGCCTGATGGGGGAAGTCGAATCCCGGGTATTGGAAATTGGCAAAGAGAAAGGCGAATTCGAAGGGGTTTATCTGCGCACCGGCAAAGAACAAAACAGCCAGGAAGCAGAAGACATCATCGGCATCATTTCGCTTCAGTTTAACGACTGGCAACACCGTCGCAAAGCCGATCAGATTCTGGATGAAATTGAAGACCGTACCGCCGATCTGGTCGGTATTATTATCGACAGGCGCAAGCAAGAATCCGGTCCACCGGTGGGTAAGCCTGTGGCCATTGAACTGTCATCACGATTCCCCGAATTGTTATCACCTGCCGTAGAAACCGTTTTGCAAGGTTTTCATTCCATCGAAGGATTGATCAATATTGAAGATTCGCGGCCGCTTCCCGGTATTGACTGGGAATTGCGGGTCGACCGTGCTCAGGCGATGAAATTCAATGCCAGTGTCGATGTTGTCGGGCGGGCCATAAAGATGGCCAGTACCGGTATCAGGCTGGGTGGCTATCGGCCCAATGATGCTGACGAGGAAATCGATATTCAGGCCCGTTATCCGGTTCAATACAGGACCATCAATCAGCTTGACCATATTCGCATCAATACGGAATCGGGGCGCGTTCCGATCAGCAACTTTGTTAAGCGGATCGCCAGACCCAAGACAGGCACCGTCCAGCGCACCGATGCCCGGCGCGTGATGACGGTCAAGTCAGATGTCGTCGATGGCATGCTTCCCGCAGACAAGGTTCAGGAACTGCAATCCTGGCTTGAAAATGCCCAACTGGACCCAAGGGTCGAAATTGCCTTCAAGGGTGAGGACGAGGAGCAGAGACAAGCCCAGGCGTTCCTCGGCAAAGCCTTCATGGTGGCGCTGTTTATCATGGCGATTATTTTGGTCACCCAGTTCAACAGCTTCTATTCGGCGTTGTTGATCCTGACCGCCGTGATCATGTCGACCATTGGCGTGTTCATTGGCCTGCTGGTGACTGGGCAACCGTTCGGCATTATCATGAGCGGGGTCGGCGTCATTGCCCTAGCCGGGATTGTCGTTAACAACAACATCGTCCTGATTGATACTTACGATCGTTTGAAGGAAACGGCGGAGAACGCCCGCGAGGCGATCTTGCGCACCGGCGCCCAGCGTTTGCGTCCGGTTTTGCTGACGACGATCACCACCATGCTTGGCCTGATGCCCATGGTCACCGGCGTCAATATCGATTTTATCGCCCGTGATGTCAGTATTGGCGCACCATCCATGCAGTGGTGGTCACAGTTATCGACGGCAATTGTCTTCGGTCTTGGCTTTGCCACGGTGCTGACGCTGGTGGTGACGCCGTGCGCCCTGATGATCAAGGACAACGTTCACGGCTGGCTGGAACGCAGGCGTCAGGACAAGGCGGTGCCAAGTAAGGTTTGAAGGTAAGGGGTCTTCTCGTTGTTAAAATAACGCGATAAGGTGTTGTGTACTTTCAGTAGAAAAAAGAAACACTAATGCCTCCACACCAGTCTGCTTCCGACATCCAGTCAATTGATTTCCTTGACCTGTTTCAAGCCTGCTTTGAGACAAGTGGCAGCATCATGGGGATATCGACCCTGGAGGATGGTCGCCAAATCGATGTCAACGAAGCCTGGCTTATCTCGTTTGGCTACAGTCGTGATGAAGTCATTGGTAAAACCGTTGATGAAGTAAACATCTGGGCCAGCCTCGATGATCGCCAGGAAATGGTCGAACGGCTTGAAAAAGACGGTTTCGTCAAGAATTTTGAGACGACCCTGCTAAATAAATCGGGGGATCCTGTTTATTGCGTGATGACCATCTCGCAATTTGAAACCCCAACAGAGACCTACCTGCTGTTTTCCGCTCACGACCTGACGAAAGGGAAAATGCTGGAAGCGGAACTCAGAACCCTGACAACCAAGTACCAAGCCGCCACAAGTCAGGCCAAACTGGCGTATTGGCGCTGGTCGTTCAGCGAACAGAAAATAACCGATTGGTCCGATAACTATAGGGACATCAACAGCTTCAATGGAAATTTACCGATAACATATAAAGATATGCTCGGTGTGATCCATCCTGATGACCGGGCCCTCGTTCTTGAAACATACGAAAAAGCGGATATCGTCCCGGAAGGCTTTGACGTTGAGTATCGAACCATCAATGACAAAGGAGATGTCCAATGGATAAGGGAACTTGCCGAGGTTGAATACGGCGAAACCGGTGATGCCGTCGCCCATATAGGATTCATTCAGGACATCACCGAAGCCATTAACGCCCGTGAAGAACTGAACCTGTTAAATACGGAATTGGAAAAACGCGTTCTGGAACGCACCAAAGAGCTGAAAAATTCAAAGGAAGAAGCTGAAATGGCTAACCATGCCAAATCGGAATTCCTGGCAAACATGAGCCATGAGTTGAGAACGCCACTGAATGCGATCATTGGCTTTGGTGAATTCCTGAAATACATGCCCGAAGATGATACGAAGGAAAACCGAGATCAGTACATTGATCACATCATCGATAGTGGGCGGCATCTTCTTGGCTTGATTTCGGAAATTCTCGATCTGGCAAAGGTGGAAGCGGGTTCGGTGAAACTGGTATCCACAGATTTTCCGTTGCTTGAACGGATGGTCGAATGCTCATCGTTTATTGAAAACCAGGCCGAAGGAAAAGCCATCACACTTGATATAAATTGCACATGTGATGCTGAATTGCTTGTTCATGCAGACCCGGGCCGGATACGTCAGGTGGTGATCAATATTTTGTCAAACGCCGTCAAATATACCCCGGGCGGCGGCACCATCACCATGACCTGCGAAAAACGCCCTGAACAGGGTATGGGACGCTTGTCCATCAAGGATACGGGCAGCGGCATTCCTGAATCCTTCAAGCCCTTTATTTTCCACCCCTTCGCACGCAACAGCGTGGTGGCGGAAAAAATTGAAGGCACGGGTATTGGCTTATCAATCGCCCGCGAACTGATGTTACTGATGAAGGGGGACATTGGCTTTGAGAGCACCCCCGCCGAGGGTTCGACATTCTGGATCGATATCCCCTTGGCGTCAGATTAAAGCCCGGCCAGCTTGTCACCATCGCCGGGGCGGGTCATGGAAAAAACGTTCTCCACACAGGCATAGTCTTTATAGCCAAGCCTTGAGAGCAATTTCAGTTTGGCATTGTCGATCATGCCATCTGTTAGTACGGCTTCGTCAATGTGGATTCCGACAACCTGGCCAATGACCATGGTGTTGGGTTGATCCGGATTGTTGGTGGCAAGGTCGATGATGTCGACCAGTGTGCATTCCATATTGATCGGTGATTGACCGATTCTGGGTGGTTTAATCAATTGTGATGGTTCGGGTGTCAGGCCTGCCAGGGCAAATTCATCTTCTTCGGGCCCGGCTGGCTGGCTGGTGATGTTCATGGCTTCGCGTAAATCCCAGGTAGCGACATTGACGACAAATTCGCGGCCCTGACGAATGTTCGTCAGCGTGTCCTTGGGTCCATGGGGCTGGGTGCCGTTGGTGCTGTACATGACTTGCGGCGGGCTGGATGCGACGCCATTAAAAAAGCTGTAGGGGGCGATATTTGTGATGCCGGCGGCACTGATTGTTGAAATCCAGCCAATGGGCCTGGGGGCGACACAGGCCTTGAACGGATCATGGGGCAGATTATGTTCATTAGTGCTAGTATCATAAAACACGGGCGGTTCCTTGCCATATACTTAAGTCGTCACGGAGGATCATACAGATGATCAAAGGCTTACACCACAATGCGTACCGTTGCCGGGATTCAGAAGAAACCCGCGCATTTT
Above is a genomic segment from Rhodospirillaceae bacterium containing:
- a CDS encoding PAS domain S-box protein; the encoded protein is MPPHQSASDIQSIDFLDLFQACFETSGSIMGISTLEDGRQIDVNEAWLISFGYSRDEVIGKTVDEVNIWASLDDRQEMVERLEKDGFVKNFETTLLNKSGDPVYCVMTISQFETPTETYLLFSAHDLTKGKMLEAELRTLTTKYQAATSQAKLAYWRWSFSEQKITDWSDNYRDINSFNGNLPITYKDMLGVIHPDDRALVLETYEKADIVPEGFDVEYRTINDKGDVQWIRELAEVEYGETGDAVAHIGFIQDITEAINAREELNLLNTELEKRVLERTKELKNSKEEAEMANHAKSEFLANMSHELRTPLNAIIGFGEFLKYMPEDDTKENRDQYIDHIIDSGRHLLGLISEILDLAKVEAGSVKLVSTDFPLLERMVECSSFIENQAEGKAITLDINCTCDAELLVHADPGRIRQVVINILSNAVKYTPGGGTITMTCEKRPEQGMGRLSIKDTGSGIPESFKPFIFHPFARNSVVAEKIEGTGIGLSIARELMLLMKGDIGFESTPAEGSTFWIDIPLASD
- a CDS encoding flavin reductase family protein; translated protein: MFYDTSTNEHNLPHDPFKACVAPRPIGWISTISAAGITNIAPYSFFNGVASSPPQVMYSTNGTQPHGPKDTLTNIRQGREFVVNVATWDLREAMNITSQPAGPEEDEFALAGLTPEPSQLIKPPRIGQSPINMECTLVDIIDLATNNPDQPNTMVIGQVVGIHIDEAVLTDGMIDNAKLKLLSRLGYKDYACVENVFSMTRPGDGDKLAGL
- a CDS encoding efflux RND transporter permease subunit translates to MNAIIDAAVTHSRTVLAALVLILITGTKAYIDVPKEADPDINIPIVYVQMDHEGISPEDAERLLIRPMEQELRGIEGVKEMSATGYEGGASVTLEFDAGFDSDKAMSDVREKVDLAKSDLPDETEDPTVHEVNFSLFPVILVTLAGEVPERTLLRLARDLKDEVEAIATVLEVKIAGEREEMVEVLIDPVRVESYGLSPEQAVQLVAASNLLVAAGAQDTGHGRFSLKVPGLLETTKDIMGLPIRTDGDAVISFSDIAEIRRTFKDAESFARYDGRQALVLEVTKRTGENIIDTIENVRRVVRLARADWPEPLRNAVKVGFAQDKSKDIRIMLNDLQNNVISAVLLVMVVVIAALGLRTAGLVGIAIPGSFLTGILVLTSFGMTINIVVLFGLILAVGMLVDGAIVVTEFADRKMIEGEPRRIAYALAAKRMSWPIIASTATTLAAFLPLVFWPGVVGEFMKFLPLTLLATLSASLLMALIFVPTLGAFIGKPGNADHDKMTLLAGSEHHDPEETGGFTGGYIHILKMALNHPAKILMAALVLLVGVQVIYGTFGKGIEFFPEVEPDFAKIQVRARGNLSVYEMDRLMGEVESRVLEIGKEKGEFEGVYLRTGKEQNSQEAEDIIGIISLQFNDWQHRRKADQILDEIEDRTADLVGIIIDRRKQESGPPVGKPVAIELSSRFPELLSPAVETVLQGFHSIEGLINIEDSRPLPGIDWELRVDRAQAMKFNASVDVVGRAIKMASTGIRLGGYRPNDADEEIDIQARYPVQYRTINQLDHIRINTESGRVPISNFVKRIARPKTGTVQRTDARRVMTVKSDVVDGMLPADKVQELQSWLENAQLDPRVEIAFKGEDEEQRQAQAFLGKAFMVALFIMAIILVTQFNSFYSALLILTAVIMSTIGVFIGLLVTGQPFGIIMSGVGVIALAGIVVNNNIVLIDTYDRLKETAENAREAILRTGAQRLRPVLLTTITTMLGLMPMVTGVNIDFIARDVSIGAPSMQWWSQLSTAIVFGLGFATVLTLVVTPCALMIKDNVHGWLERRRQDKAVPSKV
- a CDS encoding efflux RND transporter periplasmic adaptor subunit, with translation MKKSFMIAFGVALVAFVWIVSGQFTGYSDELDTASGSKTPESESLTQVRTRRSIARMHESSVVLFGRTEGVRSVQIKVETSGRIVAVPGVKGQVVKKGDVIARIAMDDRQARLNEAKAIVDRYAIAFEAAQKLSKKQFRSKVQLSAAKADLETAKANLRTMTIDIRRTTIRAPFEGVLDDVVVDIGDFVAVGTASATVVDLDPILIVGEVTEKAASRLSLGDVATVTTVGSVSRKGVITYISKVGSPSTRTFRVEVGLANPGGAISEGVTTELKLEQGRIKAHFITPAVLTLNDRGALGVKVLGTDNVVQFHKVKIVDDTPEGIWLTGLPEAADLIVVGQEFVRSGQKVQGIKISGDQAS
- a CDS encoding PadR family transcriptional regulator, whose protein sequence is MDAKNLCLGALTCGDASGYEIKKMFEEGPFAYFHQVSFGSIYPALAKLCDQQLISMREESQEGRPDKKVYSLTDKGREALRKALKKTPADDKLRSEVMVMFFLEEFLEADHLREVFDQQLEFYRTLLVKVENLDDSCVPAKRLFVRGFGRMLYRSIVEYMEENGHLLIGDHHEALAKTGTGQ
- a CDS encoding GFA family protein, encoding MNDQDDKITTGSCLCGAVCFKIIGNLRPVSNCHCTQCRRTSGHFGAFSGAPKDCLTFTEERGLKWFQSSQEARRGFCHECGASLFYDHRDAAHMAIAAGSLDGATGLVTKSHIFTDDKGDYYELSDDLPKHGAYPG